The following coding sequences lie in one Sinorhizobium fredii USDA 257 genomic window:
- a CDS encoding helicase HerA domain-containing protein, translating into MQSFLTDLERAGRRDAAIAAGKQLADLLNPDRICGDLISIDYSSATVLVHDRLRANVGGVSKGCFLVASRIEPGSSPDASSEDTSLILLRVLDKAPLPNASETDRMRYEAGTRVSASKDRVNWDDERSLDKFTANFLRFAGVDCRVVGTFMMRMSRNGVWHFVFGADLSNIYSGRGMKVYKPDGEALSKIANYVRPQGRDAHPLAGKRIRIGRVRYAASEREGDTIDQVEVTLDPTDLIARRTALFGMSRTGKSNTVKIIASSVFNLRSSDAQLGRVGQLILDANGEYANENPMDRGALRNVWRGCRNAQETDVVTYGLHEHPGDPNRRLVKLNFFGAEPRNWRERKEVVAALTPLIQAKAVVDSALISQGTAQYRTAFINVSLEVPETWDEGARTRYQRVVTAYRALLAKAGLAPPALLGKATISG; encoded by the coding sequence ATGCAGAGCTTTCTTACCGACCTTGAGCGGGCAGGCAGACGTGACGCCGCCATCGCGGCTGGCAAGCAACTCGCGGATCTCCTCAATCCCGACCGAATATGCGGTGATCTCATCAGCATAGACTACAGTTCGGCCACGGTGCTCGTACACGACAGGCTCCGCGCGAACGTGGGAGGCGTTTCGAAGGGATGTTTCCTCGTCGCTTCACGGATTGAGCCTGGCTCGTCCCCCGACGCCTCTTCCGAAGACACCTCCCTGATACTGCTGCGAGTCCTGGACAAGGCGCCTCTGCCGAACGCCTCGGAAACGGACAGGATGCGCTATGAGGCTGGCACCAGGGTGTCGGCGTCGAAGGACCGTGTGAACTGGGACGACGAGCGTTCGCTGGATAAGTTCACGGCGAACTTCCTGCGCTTCGCAGGGGTCGACTGCCGCGTCGTCGGCACCTTCATGATGCGGATGAGCCGGAACGGGGTCTGGCACTTCGTGTTCGGTGCGGATCTGTCGAACATCTATTCCGGCAGGGGCATGAAGGTCTACAAGCCGGACGGCGAGGCTCTGAGCAAGATCGCCAACTATGTGCGGCCTCAGGGCAGGGATGCGCACCCTCTTGCGGGAAAACGGATAAGGATCGGACGCGTCCGGTACGCCGCCAGCGAGCGCGAGGGCGATACGATTGACCAGGTCGAGGTGACACTGGACCCGACGGATCTGATCGCGCGCCGTACCGCGCTGTTCGGAATGAGCCGCACCGGCAAGTCCAATACCGTAAAGATCATCGCATCCTCCGTCTTCAATCTCAGATCCAGCGACGCGCAGCTCGGGCGGGTCGGCCAGCTAATCCTCGACGCCAACGGCGAGTACGCGAACGAGAACCCGATGGACAGGGGCGCGCTGCGCAACGTCTGGCGCGGCTGTCGGAACGCGCAAGAGACCGACGTGGTCACCTACGGCCTGCACGAGCATCCGGGGGACCCCAACAGGCGTCTCGTCAAGCTGAATTTCTTCGGAGCCGAGCCCCGCAACTGGCGGGAGCGAAAGGAGGTCGTCGCAGCTCTGACTCCGCTAATACAGGCGAAGGCCGTCGTCGATTCGGCTCTGATCTCTCAGGGAACGGCTCAGTACAGGACAGCGTTCATCAACGTCAGTCTGGAAGTCCCGGAGACATGGGACGAGGGCGCAAGAACGCGCTACCAGCGCGTTGTCACAGCCTATCGCGCTTTGCTCGCGAAGGCCGGCCTGGCGCCTCCGGCCCTTCTGGGGAAGGCCACCATATCGGGCTGA
- a CDS encoding DNA methyltransferase: protein MNKTIDWTPSVPEGRWATLGPYYAMFPTDFVREAVARFSRPGDGVLDPFCGRGTVPFVAASTGRFAVGVDVNPVAWVFASAKTSPEPDVQKLVRRIHEIAALVAPEDRHPENEFQAWAWDAGMLGFLRAARRELRWRADRTDWTLAAIILVHLHGKAGTAVSNQMRQSKAMSPDYSVRWWKAREMRPPEIDPVTYFEARVAWRYTKGLPRMREWSEIELGDARDRLVSWKGSAFRLLLTSPPYCGVTNYRLDNWIRLWLLGDSPLPNGSTAQKYADREGYRRLLMEAFSTARNAMSPHSVILVRTDSRVFTRDATAATLRCLWPSHRMLARSEKPVRSQTQLFGDKSEKPGETDILMLPPLDRRRPQGYRSVPDAAMTSVQPWLEAFPDRQPAANRSVRSVS from the coding sequence ATGAACAAGACGATAGACTGGACCCCCTCCGTCCCAGAAGGAAGGTGGGCGACCCTGGGCCCCTACTACGCCATGTTTCCCACTGATTTCGTTCGGGAAGCTGTTGCTCGATTTTCCAGACCGGGGGACGGGGTTCTGGATCCGTTTTGCGGTCGAGGCACCGTCCCATTCGTTGCGGCCTCCACGGGTCGCTTCGCCGTAGGTGTCGATGTCAATCCAGTCGCCTGGGTGTTCGCCTCCGCCAAAACGTCGCCCGAGCCCGACGTCCAGAAGCTTGTCCGCCGCATCCATGAGATCGCGGCCTTGGTGGCGCCCGAAGATCGGCACCCTGAGAACGAGTTCCAGGCTTGGGCCTGGGATGCCGGCATGCTCGGCTTCTTGCGCGCCGCAAGGCGCGAACTTCGCTGGCGGGCGGACCGGACCGACTGGACGCTAGCGGCGATAATACTTGTTCATCTCCACGGCAAGGCGGGAACAGCGGTGAGCAACCAGATGAGGCAGTCGAAGGCGATGTCGCCGGACTATTCTGTCCGATGGTGGAAGGCCCGCGAGATGCGCCCCCCGGAAATCGACCCCGTCACCTATTTCGAGGCCAGAGTGGCATGGAGGTATACCAAGGGGCTGCCCCGCATGCGCGAGTGGAGCGAGATCGAGCTTGGCGACGCCCGCGACAGGCTGGTCTCCTGGAAAGGTTCTGCATTCCGGCTCCTGCTGACCTCGCCGCCTTATTGCGGGGTGACGAACTACCGTCTGGACAACTGGATCCGGCTGTGGCTTCTCGGGGACTCCCCGCTTCCTAACGGGAGCACCGCCCAGAAGTATGCTGACCGGGAGGGATACAGGCGGCTTCTCATGGAGGCCTTTTCCACGGCACGGAACGCGATGTCCCCGCACTCGGTCATCCTCGTTAGGACGGATTCACGCGTGTTCACCCGTGACGCGACCGCTGCCACCCTCCGTTGTCTCTGGCCGTCGCATCGGATGCTTGCGAGAAGTGAAAAGCCGGTGCGTTCCCAAACGCAGCTTTTTGGGGACAAGAGCGAGAAGCCCGGCGAGACGGACATCCTGATGCTTCCGCCCCTGGACCGACGTCGTCCCCAGGGATACAGGTCCGTACCCGACGCCGCGATGACTAGCGTGCAGCCTTGGCTCGAAGCGTTCCCTGACAGACAGCCGGCCGCAAATCGGTCCGTTCGTTCCGTGTCATGA